One Mycobacterium sp. 050128 genomic region harbors:
- a CDS encoding PPE family protein, with translation MLDFGALPPEINSGRMYVGAGSGPMLAAAAAWDELAAELYSTAALYGSTIQSLSVGPWTGPSSIAMAAAATPYVQWMSATGAQAELAATQAKLAAGAYEAAFVATVPPPVIAANRSLLATLIATNILGQNTPAIAATEAQYMEMWAQDAAAMYGYAGSSATASRLQPFTEPPQTTNESASGRQAAAVAQSSTSSGTNAATQVSQLAAAAPAATSPITLPPVPPALTAWNNIFSTIASGPYSLQGLTSLPGGPFLSFGQAYAWGQNGQSAAAYLSGPKFIKGALEPLTRVPSAVHPMLSSAVGGAPVTGSMGKSALVGSMSVPQGWTEAAPNIRMLAQSLPANLAAVPAASLIGEEGAFSQMALSSLAGRAVAATSTHTVSSNAATAAALGSLVAEADPAAATIIVIPELED, from the coding sequence ATGTTGGACTTCGGGGCGTTACCGCCGGAGATCAACTCCGGTCGAATGTATGTCGGTGCGGGATCGGGGCCGATGCTGGCCGCCGCGGCGGCATGGGACGAGTTGGCCGCCGAGCTCTATTCGACTGCGGCTCTGTATGGCTCGACAATTCAGAGTCTGTCCGTCGGTCCCTGGACCGGTCCCTCCTCGATCGCGATGGCCGCCGCGGCCACACCGTATGTGCAGTGGATGAGCGCGACGGGAGCGCAGGCCGAGCTGGCGGCCACTCAGGCCAAGCTGGCCGCGGGTGCCTACGAGGCGGCCTTCGTGGCGACGGTGCCGCCGCCCGTCATCGCGGCCAACCGCTCGCTGCTCGCGACATTGATCGCCACCAACATCCTGGGCCAGAACACCCCGGCGATCGCGGCCACCGAAGCCCAGTACATGGAGATGTGGGCGCAGGACGCCGCCGCGATGTACGGGTACGCCGGCTCGTCGGCGACGGCGTCGCGGCTGCAGCCGTTCACCGAGCCGCCGCAGACCACGAACGAATCCGCCTCGGGCAGGCAGGCGGCCGCGGTGGCTCAGTCGAGCACCTCGTCGGGCACCAATGCCGCGACACAGGTGTCCCAGCTGGCGGCCGCGGCGCCCGCGGCGACGTCACCAATCACCTTGCCGCCAGTGCCGCCGGCCCTGACCGCGTGGAACAACATCTTCTCGACCATCGCCTCGGGCCCGTATTCCCTGCAGGGCTTAACTTCCTTACCCGGTGGTCCGTTCTTGTCGTTCGGTCAGGCGTACGCCTGGGGCCAGAACGGGCAGAGCGCCGCGGCCTATCTGTCCGGGCCGAAATTCATCAAGGGGGCGTTGGAACCGCTGACCAGGGTGCCCAGCGCCGTTCACCCCATGCTGAGCTCCGCTGTCGGCGGGGCGCCGGTGACGGGCTCGATGGGCAAATCGGCTTTGGTCGGAAGCATGTCGGTGCCACAGGGGTGGACCGAAGCCGCCCCGAACATCAGGATGCTCGCGCAGTCGCTGCCCGCCAACCTGGCGGCCGTCCCGGCCGCATCGCTGATCGGCGAGGAAGGCGCGTTCAGCCAGATGGCTTTGTCCAGCCTGGCCGGTCGCGCCGTCGCCGCCACCTCGACCCACACGGTGAGCAGCAATGCCGCGACGGCAGCCGCCCTCGGCAGCCTCGTCGCCGAAGCGGACCCCGCCGCCGCCACCATCATCGTCATCCCGGAGCTGGAGGACTAA
- a CDS encoding DUF4396 domain-containing protein — MMIVDIYVRGYRQPERAMEAVWPITAVYSGPLALWAYYKWGRPLTTKWQEQQQWSPQWGLGVTAVTQTIAGGAASFIGHTLAVPLVMWTGWTIAGKHVWAMILLIAVFALPLLIGFEYRSLADQIPSTARRLQMAVRISVLAILAFDLGMGAIMVLVAFVLHYGPTTAAFWLLMWVGMWLGFATAYPMVWRLLARNAPEPVQATQAADPSRTG; from the coding sequence ATGATGATCGTCGACATTTATGTGCGTGGTTACCGCCAGCCGGAGCGTGCGATGGAAGCCGTTTGGCCGATCACCGCCGTCTATTCCGGCCCGCTGGCGCTGTGGGCCTACTACAAATGGGGTCGGCCCCTCACAACGAAATGGCAAGAACAGCAACAGTGGTCGCCCCAATGGGGTTTAGGGGTAACCGCGGTCACCCAGACCATCGCGGGCGGGGCCGCGTCATTCATCGGACACACCCTTGCGGTGCCCCTCGTGATGTGGACCGGGTGGACAATCGCTGGCAAACATGTCTGGGCAATGATCCTGCTGATTGCGGTGTTCGCGCTGCCACTGCTAATCGGTTTCGAGTACCGTTCGCTGGCTGATCAGATTCCTTCCACGGCTCGGCGACTCCAGATGGCGGTGCGGATTTCGGTGCTGGCGATCCTGGCTTTCGATCTGGGTATGGGTGCGATCATGGTTTTGGTGGCATTCGTGCTGCACTACGGACCCACGACAGCCGCGTTCTGGCTGCTTATGTGGGTGGGTATGTGGCTAGGCTTTGCTACCGCCTACCCAATGGTGTGGCGGCTGTTGGCCCGCAATGCGCCCGAACCAGTGCAGGCCACCCAGGCCGCCGACCCCTCGCGAACTGGGTAG